A window of the Oryza brachyantha chromosome 5, ObraRS2, whole genome shotgun sequence genome harbors these coding sequences:
- the LOC102716132 gene encoding uncharacterized protein LOC102716132 isoform X1: MEDYFSRFLDLAWQLRHQLAQLIEHVFRYIDWIPQHHEFQFSHCYKRSLPTTERYIHGEDSLLPVGNFKKDQPPNGLSETIVVRKSLSSIWQRSYGRFPCFLHGFRLGQQLAFHLRKLCSAVASEIHVKLARLLHRFWTTLQGSSKDIGWLQRTKALPCPVDGTNRFKELLHSIRSGMHHLPNTLVYLFIPGLFSNHSPLYFVNTKRIFSKMGLTCHIARIHSEASVEKNARELKLYIEELYWGSGKQVLLLGHSKGGVDAAAALSLYWSELKGKVAGLALVQSPYGGTPVASDILREGQIADKETRRIMELIICKLIKGDIRALEDLTYDKRRDFISKHKLPVDELPIISFHTEASTAPTMLATLSRVAQAELFPWLPLPRFLSASEYAESLLASLKLPVVVPASAAMAVSALHLRLRYGERSDGLVTRRDAEVPGSVVVRPERRLDHAWMVHSTLRKDRAEADATQMCEALMAMLVEIGRKKCC, from the exons ATGGAGGACTATTTTTCACGCTTCCTAGACCTTGCCTGGCAGTTACGGCACCAATTGGCACAATTAATAG AACATGTGTTTCGATACATTGATTGGATTCCACAACATCATGAATTCCAATTCTCTCATTGCTATAAAAGATCATTGCCTACCACCGAAAGATACATTCATGGAGAGGATTCCTTGCTGCCCGTTggtaattttaaaaaagaccAGCCCCCGAATGGACTATCTGAAACCATTGTTGTCagaaaatccctgtccagtaTTTGGCAAAG ATCATATGGCAGGTTTCCCTGTTTTTTGCATGGCTTCAGATTGGGACAACAGTTGGCATTCCATTTGCGAAAACTGTGCAGTGCTGTTGCAAGCGAGATTCATGTTAAACTAGCCAG GTTGTTACATCGTTTCTGGACAACATTGCAGGGATCTTCAAAAGATATAGGATGGCTACAAAGAACAAAAGCACTGCCTTGTCCAGTTGATGGTACAAATCGTTTCAAGGAGCTTTTGCATAGCAtcag AAGTGGCATGCATCATCTGCCTAACACACTGGTTTACTTATTTATCCCCG GACTTTTTAGTAATCACAGTCCACTTTACTTTGTCAATACTAAAAGAATCTTTTCGAAGATGGGGCTTACTTGCCATATTGCAAGGATTCATAGTGAG GCATCAGTGGAGAAAAATGCACGAGAACTGAAATTATACATAGAAGAACTATACTGGGGTTCTGGTAAACAGGTGTTGCTCCTCGGCCATAGCAAAGGAGGAGTTGATGCAGCTGCGGCGCTTTCGTTGTACTGGTCTGAGCTCAAGGGCAAGGTTGCCGGACTGGCATTGGTTCAGAGCCCGTATGGTGGCACCCCGGTAGCTTCTGACATACTTCGGGAGGGCCAGATTGCTGACAAGGAGACAAGGAGGATCATGGAACTCATAATATGCAAACTTATCAAG GGTGATATAAGGGCCTTGGAGGATCTCACGTATGACAAGAGAAGGGACTTCATTTCCAAGCACAAGCTCCCCGTCGACGAGCTGCCGATCATCTCCTTCCACACCGAGGCCAGCACCGCCCCGACGATGCTCGCGACGCTGTCGCGCGTCGCCCAAGCCGAGCTCTTCCCATGGCTCCCACTGCCGCGGTTCTTGTCCGCGTCCGAGTACGCCGAATCACTGCTCGCTTCGCTGAAGCTCCCCGTGGTGgtgccggcgtcggcggccatGGCCGTCAGCGCGCTCCACCTGAGGCTGCGCTACGGCGAGAGGAGCGACGGGCTGGTGACGCGGCGCGACGCCGAGGTGCCCGGGTCGGTGGTGGTGCGGCCGGAGAGGAGGCTGGACCACGCGTGGATGGTGCACTCCACGCTGAGGAAGGATCGCGCCGAGGCCGATGCCACTCAGATGTGTGAGGCTCTGATGGCCATGCTCGTCGAGATTGGGAGGAAGAAATGCTGCTGA
- the LOC102716132 gene encoding uncharacterized protein LOC102716132 isoform X2, translating to MEDYFSRFLDLAWQLRHQLAQLIEHVFRYIDWIPQHHEFQFSHCYKRSLPTTERYIHGEDSLLPVGNFKKDQPPNGLSETIVVRKSLSSIWQRSYGRFPCFLHGFRLGQQLAFHLRKLCSAVASEIHVKLARLLHRFWTTLQGSSKDIGWLQRTKALPCPVDGTNRFKELLHSISGMHHLPNTLVYLFIPGLFSNHSPLYFVNTKRIFSKMGLTCHIARIHSEASVEKNARELKLYIEELYWGSGKQVLLLGHSKGGVDAAAALSLYWSELKGKVAGLALVQSPYGGTPVASDILREGQIADKETRRIMELIICKLIKGDIRALEDLTYDKRRDFISKHKLPVDELPIISFHTEASTAPTMLATLSRVAQAELFPWLPLPRFLSASEYAESLLASLKLPVVVPASAAMAVSALHLRLRYGERSDGLVTRRDAEVPGSVVVRPERRLDHAWMVHSTLRKDRAEADATQMCEALMAMLVEIGRKKCC from the exons ATGGAGGACTATTTTTCACGCTTCCTAGACCTTGCCTGGCAGTTACGGCACCAATTGGCACAATTAATAG AACATGTGTTTCGATACATTGATTGGATTCCACAACATCATGAATTCCAATTCTCTCATTGCTATAAAAGATCATTGCCTACCACCGAAAGATACATTCATGGAGAGGATTCCTTGCTGCCCGTTggtaattttaaaaaagaccAGCCCCCGAATGGACTATCTGAAACCATTGTTGTCagaaaatccctgtccagtaTTTGGCAAAG ATCATATGGCAGGTTTCCCTGTTTTTTGCATGGCTTCAGATTGGGACAACAGTTGGCATTCCATTTGCGAAAACTGTGCAGTGCTGTTGCAAGCGAGATTCATGTTAAACTAGCCAG GTTGTTACATCGTTTCTGGACAACATTGCAGGGATCTTCAAAAGATATAGGATGGCTACAAAGAACAAAAGCACTGCCTTGTCCAGTTGATGGTACAAATCGTTTCAAGGAGCTTTTGCATAGCAtcag TGGCATGCATCATCTGCCTAACACACTGGTTTACTTATTTATCCCCG GACTTTTTAGTAATCACAGTCCACTTTACTTTGTCAATACTAAAAGAATCTTTTCGAAGATGGGGCTTACTTGCCATATTGCAAGGATTCATAGTGAG GCATCAGTGGAGAAAAATGCACGAGAACTGAAATTATACATAGAAGAACTATACTGGGGTTCTGGTAAACAGGTGTTGCTCCTCGGCCATAGCAAAGGAGGAGTTGATGCAGCTGCGGCGCTTTCGTTGTACTGGTCTGAGCTCAAGGGCAAGGTTGCCGGACTGGCATTGGTTCAGAGCCCGTATGGTGGCACCCCGGTAGCTTCTGACATACTTCGGGAGGGCCAGATTGCTGACAAGGAGACAAGGAGGATCATGGAACTCATAATATGCAAACTTATCAAG GGTGATATAAGGGCCTTGGAGGATCTCACGTATGACAAGAGAAGGGACTTCATTTCCAAGCACAAGCTCCCCGTCGACGAGCTGCCGATCATCTCCTTCCACACCGAGGCCAGCACCGCCCCGACGATGCTCGCGACGCTGTCGCGCGTCGCCCAAGCCGAGCTCTTCCCATGGCTCCCACTGCCGCGGTTCTTGTCCGCGTCCGAGTACGCCGAATCACTGCTCGCTTCGCTGAAGCTCCCCGTGGTGgtgccggcgtcggcggccatGGCCGTCAGCGCGCTCCACCTGAGGCTGCGCTACGGCGAGAGGAGCGACGGGCTGGTGACGCGGCGCGACGCCGAGGTGCCCGGGTCGGTGGTGGTGCGGCCGGAGAGGAGGCTGGACCACGCGTGGATGGTGCACTCCACGCTGAGGAAGGATCGCGCCGAGGCCGATGCCACTCAGATGTGTGAGGCTCTGATGGCCATGCTCGTCGAGATTGGGAGGAAGAAATGCTGCTGA
- the LOC102716690 gene encoding ribosomal L1 domain-containing protein 1-like has protein sequence MSASQQRKHEVDRATVAWAVAALSKWMRARAAELPANLLTDERDDLLILQLSLRRIPASPATKPRLLPLPHPVLPADSASVCVISDDRPKSRSPAASDLVDASRSHHLPVSEVIPLSTLRTDYRPYESRRRLAASHDLFIADRAVLPLLPRVLGKAFYSTKKAPIAVDFARTGWPEQVRKVMNSTLLYLRSGTCSGIKVGRLDMKEEDIVDNVMAAVAAAVEKVPKKWANVRALHLKAVDSVALPIYQLVPELGMKIEVPVTPQLEGEGGSGEIVDAAKVGTPVKKSKGKKVALKYVKGEGVDEAAKGSGKRKRGKKQQAEHLTEKRKKAKGTSADETELKASKKGKEKSMSALGNQEEDQSVDKKKGRRRNEPALEEVSNKKKKAKKEDSTHTLNELENDIVEKSSKVKKSNGKTRSKLRV, from the coding sequence ATGTCGGCGTCGCAGCAGAGGAAGCACGAGGTGGACCGCGCGACGGTGGCCTGGGCCGTGGCAGCCCTGTCCAAGTGGATGCGCGCGCGTGCCGCGGAGCTGCCCGCGAACCTCCTCACCGACGAGCGCGACGACCTCCTGATCCTCCAGCTCTCCCTCCGCCGAAtccccgcctcgccggccaccaagccgcgcctcctcccgctgcCCCACCCCGTCCTCCCCGCCGACTCCGCCTCCGTCTGCGTCATCTCCGACGACCGCCCCAAGTCCCGCTCCCCGGCCGCCTCCGACCTCGTCGACGCGTCCAGGTCCCACCACCTCCCCGTCTCCGAGGTCATCCCCCTCTCCACCCTCCGCACCGACTACCGCCCGTACGagtcacgccgccgcctcgccgcctcccacGACCTGTTCATCGCCGACCGCGCCGTCCTCCCGCTGCTCCCGCGCGTCCTCGGCAAGGCCTTCTACTCCACCAAGAAGGCCCCTATCGCCGTCGACTTCGCCCGCACCGGGTGGCCGGAGCAGGTCCGCAAGGTGATGAACTCGACTCTGCTGTACCTGCGGTCGGGCACCTGCTCTGGCATCAAGGTGGGCAGGCTAGACATGAAGGAAGAGGACATCGTGGATAATGTGATggcggcagtggcggcggccgtggagaAGGTGCCGAAGAAATGGGCGAACGTGAGGGCACTGCATTTGAAGGCGGTGGATTCGGTTGCGCTGCCAATTTACCAACTCGTGCCGGAGTTGGGCATGAAGATTGAGGTCCCAGTCACGCCGCAATTGGAGGGAGAAGGTGGTTCTGGGGAGATCGTCGATGCCGCGAAAGTTGGAACTCCAGTGAAGAAGAGTAAGGGCAAGAAGGTGGCATTGAAATATGTGAAAGGTGAAGGTGTTGATGAAGCTGCAAAAGGGAGTGGCAAAAGGAAGAGAGGTAAGAAGCAACAAGCCGAGCATTTGACTGAGAAAAGGAAGAAGGCGAAGGGTACCTCTGCCGACGAGACAGAGCTGAAGGCTAGCAAGAAGGGTAAAGAAAAGAGCATGAGTGCACTGGGCAATCAGGAGGAGGATCAAAGTGTGGACAAAAAGAAGGGCAGGAGGAGGAATGAGCCTGCATTGGAGGAAGTCagcaacaagaaaaagaaggccAAGAAGGAAGATAGCACACATACATTGAACGAGTTGGAGAATGATATCGTGGAGAAGAGCAGCAAGGTGAAGAAGTCAAATGGTAAGACAAGGAGTAAGTTAAGGGTATAG
- the LOC102704341 gene encoding protein NINJA homolog 1 — protein LVDWEQSLCHGLFCSQCIEETICNCTCLLIQLLNIDMDDGLELSLGLSLGGSSGKSKARESPLEPKAEPQVEESSSKGGSQTPEAPFVHYYQTNTENQEHSSKQRHSPAAPPFGKFWGQPGSSSVPAADGSSEPNRQSQLPRYQEGWISNNTGNNSDEQKPVSSKRKLLSEEISFQKKPNTATEQPDAFSKSSDGVVKNTPISISTDDGSTGENEDVAESEAEGSNSWLVAQREDSAKGSVVNRGSDRKRSSDDATVGFQGKRQPSFSGSESSSGKLPQGNPLSLQASNAVAVPYQVPAHVSAPPGITNASNFPPVCTVQLRPPTNNGLAVTMSGTSQVAFGYPAVQLPTLETSSSWAFGAPPQAMSSFTAQDKLERAGTMQADDGKKTQEAGASSSALVEDDKMSDRALPLMGSAIRPGIAPNVKFGGSGSCPDLPWVSTTGTGPNGRTISGVTYKFGRNEVKIVCACHGTHMTAEEFMRHASADAPAQENTATLPAFPVGNQAASAQN, from the exons CTGGTTGATTGGGAGCAATCACTATGTCATGGTCTATTTTGTTCTCAGTGTATAGAGGAAACAATCTGTAACTGTACATGCTTATTGATACAGCTACTGAATATAGACATGGATGATGGCCTTGAGCTTAGTTTGGGCCTCTCTTTAGGTGGGTCATCAGGAAAATCTAAGGCTAGAGAATCTCCTCTAGAACCTAAAGCAGAGCCTCAAGTGGAAGAAAGCAGTAGCAAAGGTGGTTCACAAACTCCTGAGGCTCCTTTTGTTCATTACTATCAAACAAATACTGAGAACCAAGAACACAGTAGCAAGCAGAGACACAGTCCTGCTGCACCACCATTTGGGAAGTTCTGGGGACAACCAGGGAGTTCTTCTGTTCCTGCGGCAGATGGATCCAGTGAACCAAACCGTCAATCGCAGCTCCCGAGGTATCAGGAGGGTTGGATTTCAAATAACACTGGAAATAATTCTGATGAACAGAAGCCAGTCTCTAGTAAACGTAAATTGCTTTCTGAGGAGATCAGTTTCCAGAAGAAACCTAATACAGCCACTGAGCAGCCGGATGCATTCAGTAAGAGCTCTGATGGAGTTGTAAAAAATACTCCTATTTCGATAAGCACGGATGATGGTTCAACAGGTGAAAACGAGGATGTTGCAGAATCAGAAGCAGAAGGTTCAAACTCTTGGTTGGTTGCACAGCGTGAAGACAGTGCTAAGGGCTCTGTTGTCAATAGAGGATCTGATAGAAAACGATCCAGTGATGATGCAACAGTTGGTTTTCAAGGAAAGAGGCAGCCAAGTTTCTCAGGAAGCGAATCCAGCTCTGGAAAATTGCCACAAGGAAATCCTTTGTCATTGCAAGCATCAAATGCTGTTGCTGTTCCATATCAAGTCCCAGCTCATGTTTCAGCTCCTCCTGGCATTACCAATGCATCAAATTTCCCTCCAGTATGTACGGTGCAGTTGAGGCCACCTACAAACAATGGACTAGCTGTTACAATGAGCGGTACCTCCCAGGTGGCTTTTGGTTATCCAGCTGTCCAGCTACCAACACTTGAAACAAGCTCTTCATGGGCTTTTGGTGCTCCACCTCAGGCTATGTCCTCGTTTACTGCACAAGACAAACTTGAACGAGCAGGAACCATGCAAGCTGACGATGGCAAGAAAACTCAAG AGGCTGGTGCTTCCTCTTCTGCCCTTGTGGAGGATGACAAGATGTCTGATAGGGCATTACCTCTCATGGGTTCTGCTATAAGACCAGGCATCGCACCAAATGTCAAATTTGGAGGATCTGGATCATGTCCTGACCTTCCCTGGGTTTCTACCACTGGGACTGGACCAAATGGCAGAACCATATCAGGTGTAACATATAAGTTCGGCAGAAACGAAGTGAAGATAGTTTGTGCTTGCCATGGTACCCACATGACGGCGGAGGAGTTTATGCGGCACGCAAGTGCAGATGCTCCGGCCCAAGAAAATACTGCAACTTTGCCGGCATTTCCTGTTGGGAACCAAGCAGCCTCAGCACAAAACTAA
- the LOC102704617 gene encoding phenylalanine--tRNA ligase beta subunit, cytoplasmic, which produces MPTINVGRDLLHVALGRTYTQEEFEVLCFAFGIELDDVTTEKAIMRKEKHLDDDGEVDADEEVIYKIEVAANRYDLLCLEGLARALRVFDGTEAAPMCKISSIPRNSMIQMFVKPQTSQIRPYVVCAVLRGVTFDEARYNSFIDLQDKLHQNICRKRTLVAIGTHDLDTLKGPFSYEALPPQEINFVPLKQEESFRADKLMEFYKSDMKLKKFLHIIENSPVYPVIYDSNRTVLSLPPIINGAHSAITLKTKNVFIECTATDLTKAKIVLNTMVTMFSEYCKNKFEVEPVEVVSHDGTKTIYPDLSCYKMEVSLSEIVGPIGISLDETQVISLLNKMQLQAESCPSKGEPRIAVSVPPTRSDILHARDLVEDVAIAYGYNNVPKSKPKCMTIGGRQPLNRFSDKLRAEVARAGYMEVLTFILCSREENFDMLNRTHDVNKAVIIANPRTSEFEVVRTSLMSCLLKTLKHNIDHPRPIKIFEVGDVVTLDSSRDVGASNNRRLAALYCNSQSGFEEIMGLVDRIVKVVRAPHVKFGQNYYVPTNEPEFFPKRQCKIVTSDGKQIGYLGIVHAEVLRKFGIPDPCTFVEIDVEALL; this is translated from the exons ATGCCGACGATCAACGTCGGCCGGGACCTGCTCCACGTCGCCCTAGGAAGGACATACA CGCAGGAGGAGTTCGAGGTGCTCTGCTTCGCATTCGGCATCGAGCTCGATGACGTG ACCACGGAGAAGGCCATTATGCGGAAGGAGAAGCACCTggatgacgacggcgaggtggacgccgacgaggaggtcATCTATAAGATCGAGGTCGCCGCCAATAG GTATGATTTGTTGTGTCTTGAAGGATTAGCAAGGGCCCTCCGCGTTTTCGATGGGACCGAAGCAGCCCCTATGTGCAAAATTTCTTCCATCCCTCGCAATTCAATGATTCAGATGTTTGTTAAACCACAG ACTTCACAGATAAGGCCCTATGTGGTCTGTGCTGTCCTAAGAGGGGTAACTTTTGATGAAGCAAGATATAACAGCTTCATTGATCTTCAAGACAAACTGCATCAAAATATTTGCAG GAAGAGAACTCTGGTGGCTATAGGTACCCACGATCTTGACACTCTGAAAGGACCCTTCTCATATGAG GCTCTTCCACCGCAAGAGATCAACTTTGTCCCATTAAAGCAG GAGGAAAGCTTCAGAGCTGATAAGCTGATGGAATTCTATAAG TCAGACATGAAGTTGAAGAAGTTCTTGCATATAATTGAGAATTCACCAGTATACCCAGTTATTTATGATAGCAACAG GACTGTATTGTCTTTACCTCCAATCATCAATGGTGCACATTCTGCCATCACCTTGAAGACAAAGAATGTGTTTATTGAGTGTACCGCTACCGATCTTACAAAAGCAAAGATTGTTCTCAATACAATG GTCACAATGTTCTCTGAATACTGCAAAAACAAGTTTGAAGTGGAACCAGTTGAAGTTGTGTCACATGATGGAACCAAAACCATTTACCCTGACCTTTCATGCTATAAAATGGAGGTTTCACTATCTGAAATTGTTGGCCCCATTGGCATCTCCCTAGATGAGACACAG GTTATTTCCCTTCTGAACAAAATGCAGTTGCAAGCTGAAAGTTGTCCATCAAAAGGAGAACCTCGTATTGCAGTTTCTGTCCCTCCAACAAGAAGTGACATTCTGCATGCTCGTGATTTGGTGGAG GATGTTGCTATAGCTTATGGTTACAACAATGTGCCAAAATCAAAGCCAAAGTGTATGACAATAGGAGGAAGGCAACCATTAAACCGTTTCTCTGATAAACTTCGTGCTGAG GTTGCAAGAGCTGGTTATATGGAGGTGCTCACATTTATCTTGTGTTCACGTGAAGAAAACTTTGACATGTTAAATAGGACACATGATGTAAACAAAGCAGTTATTATTGCGAACCCACGCACTTCTGAATTTGAG GTTGTTCGAACCAGTCTGATGTCATGTTTATTGAAAACACTGAAGCATAACATAGACCATCCAAGACCCATAAAG ATATTTGAAGTTGGCGATGTTGTGACATTGGATTCGTCACGTGATGTTGGTGCTTCTAATAATCGCCGACTTGCAGCTTTGTACTGTAATAGTCAATCTGGATTTGAg GAAATTATGGGTTTGGTAGATAGAATTGTGAAAGTTGTGAGAGCTCCTCATGTCAAATTCGGCCAGAATTACTATGTTCCTACAAAC gAACCTGAATTCTTTCCAAAAAGACAATGCAAAATTGTTACGAGTGATGGCAAGCAGATTGGCTACTTAGGAATCGTCCATGCCGAG GTCCTAAGGAAATTCGGTATTCCAGACCCCTGCACTTTCGTTGAGATTGACGTGGAGGCTTTGTTATAA
- the LOC102716970 gene encoding aldehyde oxidase GLOX-like, producing MGCLLRAAVFAVAIFLLATSGEAFFDVFSIFRPRSESDYFQNAFDGSQEQVMPQQQIEQEEQGAAPATATGLTKVPPLGPPSKAAQDSIVLPVDHAAGPAGTWTIASENSGVSAMHLVVMRHGKAVMFDTSTTGRSLMRLPMENCRADPRAKEAGTMDCWAHAVEFDYSTNALRSLKIVTDTWCSSGALDADGNLVQTGGYFEGEKAVRHLGACDTCDWREYPNSFAEGRWYATQQVLPDGRFIVFGGRRAFSYEFVPQPGQTNGQAVQFPLLRETTDDVENNLYPFVNLLPDGNLFVFANDRSVIFDYRTGKVVRELPKLAGGGRNYPASAMSALLPLDLRNLSRGADPEPEVIICGGALKTAFRLGENNTFQPTLRDCARINLAKIDAQWAVEAMPVGRVMGDMLVLPTGDLLMLSGAAKGCSGWGFARQPILSPILYSPRQPEGSRFRPLAASTVERMYHSTSAVLPDATVLVAGGNTNAAYNFSGVDFPTEVRVERFSPPYLSSELAGNRPVIDIASVPANGMKYGAKFTFRFHTPVAAVVEADVRVTMYAPPFTTHGYSMNQRMLVLPVTGFTGQGQMYDLTVDAPRKPELAPAGYYLVFVVAKDVPSSAAWVKIQ from the coding sequence atGGGGTGCCTCCTCCGCGCGGCCGTCTTCGCCGTGGCgatcttcctcctcgccaccTCCGGCGAGGCGTTCTTTGACGTCTTCAGTATCTTCCGCCCGCGCTCCGAGAGCGACTACTTCCAGAACGCCTTCGACGGGTCGCAGGAGCAGGTGATGCCGCAGCAGCAGATCGAGCAGGAGGAGCagggcgccgcgccggccaccgccaccggcctCACCAAGGTTCCGCCGCTGGGACCGCCCAGCAAGGCGGCGCAGGACAGCATCGTGCTCCCCGTTGATCACGCCGCTGGCCCCGCCGGCACGTGGACGATCGCCAGCGAGAACTCCGGCGTGTCGGCCATGCACCTCGTCGTGATGCGCCACGGCAAGGCCGTCATGTTCGACACCAGCACCACCGGCCGGTCGCTGATGCGGCTCCCCATGGAGAACTGCCGCGCCGACCCGCGCGCCAAGGAGGCCGGCACCATGGACTGCTGGGCGCACGCCGTCGAGTTCGACTACAGCACCAACGCGCTCCGGTCGCTCAAGATCGTCACCGACACTTGGTGCTCGTCCGGTGCCCTCGACGCCGACGGCAACCTGGTGCAGACCGGCGGCTACTTCGAGGGCGAGAAGGCGGTGAGGCACCTCGGCGCCTGCGACACCTGCGACTGGCGCGAGTACCCCAACAGCTTCGCCGAGGGGAGGTGGTACGCCACGCAGCAGGTGCTCCCCGACGGCAGGTTCATCGTCttcggcggccggcgagcctTCAGCTACGAGTTCGTGCCGCAGCCGGGGCAGACCAACGGCCAGGCCGTCCAGTTCCCGCTCCTCCGCGAGACCACCGACGACGTCGAGAACAACCTCTACCCGTTCGTAAACCTCCTCCCCGACGGCAACCTCTTCGTCTTCGCCAACGACCGCTCCGTCATCTTCGACTACCGGACCGGCAAGGTCGTCCGCGAGCTCCCcaagctcgccggcggcgggcggaacTACCCTGCCTCGGCGATGTCGGCGCTCCTCCCGCTCGACCTCCGCAACTTGTCGAGGGGCGCCGACCCGGAGCCGGAGGTCATCAtctgcggcggcgcgctcaAGACGGCGTTCAGGCTCGGCGAGAACAACACGTTCCAGCCGACGCTCCGCGACTGCGCCCGCATCAACCTGGCCAAGATCGACGCGCAGTgggcggtggaggcgatgCCGGTGGGCCGCGTCATGGGCGACATGCTCGTCCTCCCCACCGGCGACCTGCTCATGCTCAGCGGCGCCGCCAAGGGGTGCTCTGGGTGGGGCTTCGCGCGGCAGCCGATCCTGTCCCCGATCCTCTACTCCCCGCGGCAGCCGGAGGGGTCGCGGTTCCGGCCGCTGGCGGCGTCGACCGTCGAGCGGATGTACCACTCCACCAGCGCCGTGCTGCCCGACGCCACGGTGCTCGTGGCCGGCGGCAACACCAACGCGGCGTACAACTTCAGCGGCGTCGACTTCCCCACCGAGGTGCGCGTCGAGCGGTTCTCCCCGCCGTACCTCAGCAGCGAGCTCGCCGGGAACCGGCCGGTGATCGACATCGCGTCGGTGCCGGCGAACGGCATGAAGTACGGCGCCAAGTTCACCTTCAGGTTCCACACGCCGGTGGCGGCCGTGGTGGAGGCCGACGTGAGGGTGACCATGTACGCGCCGCCCTTCACGACGCACGGCTACTCCATGAACCAGCGGATGCTCGTCCTCCCGGTCACCGGGTTCACCGGGCAGGGGCAGATGTACGACCTCACCGTCGACGCGCCGCGGAAGCCGGagctggcgccggcggggtACTACCTCGTGTTCGTGGTAGCCAAGGACGTGCCCAGCTCGGCCGCATGGGTGAAAATACAGTGA